CTGCCTACTTCGGGATCATCAAATTTGGGCCAAAGCATACCCGGAGTATCAAGCAACTCGACTTTATCATGTATCCTGATCCACTGGTTGCCGCGCGTAACACCTGGTTTGTTGCCCGTCTTGGCTTGTGAACCGCCGGTCAGCTGATTAATCAGCGTAGACTTGCCAATATTGGGTATCCCGACAACCATGACGCGAATAGGTCTTCCCCGCACTCCCCTGGCGGCCAGCCGTTCTCTTTTATCCGTCATCAGTTCGTCGAGCAGCGGGACAATTTTTTTGACGCCAACACTGGTCATGGAACTAATCGCTAAAACAGGTCCTTCTTTGCCAAGTTCAGCTAACCACTGGTCGGTCCTCTTTTTGTCGGCCAAGTCCGATTTGTTCAACAAAAGCAAGCGGAGCTTGTTTCCAAGCAGCTGCTTCAGCAGGGGATTCCTGCTGCTCAGCGGCAAACGAGCGTCTCCCAGTTCCATGACAATATCAACCCAAGCCAGTTGTTCTTCGAGCTTTCTTTTCGCTCTGGTCATATGACCAGGATACCATTGAATGTTCATAATCCTCCATAGAAAACGAAAGAGCTGAATTTCTCCAGCTCTTTTCCATCTTCTCTGTTATTAGCGGCGTTCTCTGATTCTGGCCGATTTGCCGTAACGGTCACGCAGATAGTAAAGTTTCGCTCTGCGGACAATACCTTTACGTACAACTTCAATCTTGTCAATACGTGGAGAATGAAGGGGGAATGTTCTTTCTACACCTACTCCGTTGGAAACACGGCGCACGGTGAAAGTCTCCCTTAAGCCATCGCCCTTCCTTTTAATCACAAGCCCCTCAAAGACCTGAATACGCTCACGAGAACCCTCGATAATACGTACATGTACTTTGACTGTATCTCCAGGACGGAATGAAGGAATATTATCTTTAAGCTGCTGCTCTTCAATCATACGAATATAATCCATAATAAATTACCCCCTTCCTTGCCTAGATGTTCTTAACTTCTTACATCAAGCCAGAGGACCATCCGTTTTTTACACTGTATCATATTACCACACACACCAAAAATGCGCAATATACTATATCTTTTTTACTAAATCTCTAGTTAATATTCTTCAAGTTTTCGATACAGCGTCAATTTTTGCTTGTCCTTCATATCTGCTTTTCATTTCTGTTTTTTCTGATCTTCTCTGATTCCGGGATTATATAAAACGGCCAAACCAGTATTTTTCAAATCCGAGTTTTGCCAAATAGGCTGCCCGTGTTGGCTTCCATAGAGAGATCGATGGGCTTGGCTTTTTATAATACTGAACCGATGAATATCGGGCTCGACCGAACCCGGTATTCATGATTCAGGTTCCCTTTCCTTTATAGGTATATTCCGGCTTTGCCCCCCTGGACAGAAGATAGATATTTCTTGCCACTACATCTGCCTGGTAATGCGCAAACGTGCCGGCTTTCGGTGCGTAGGCCCCCATTACCGGAAGCTTTACCGCTGCAGCATCACCAATGGCATAGATTGTCGGGTAATTTGTTTCCAGCGTGTGAAGGTCTACTTCAACAAATCCACTGCTATCCACCA
The window above is part of the Dehalobacter sp. genome. Proteins encoded here:
- the ylqF gene encoding ribosome biogenesis GTPase YlqF gives rise to the protein MNIQWYPGHMTRAKRKLEEQLAWVDIVMELGDARLPLSSRNPLLKQLLGNKLRLLLLNKSDLADKKRTDQWLAELGKEGPVLAISSMTSVGVKKIVPLLDELMTDKRERLAARGVRGRPIRVMVVGIPNIGKSTLINQLTGGSQAKTGNKPGVTRGNQWIRIHDKVELLDTPGMLWPKFDDPEVGRKLAVTGAVRDEVFDQEELAQWLLAWLKQNYPQELQSFYKLEETDTDLEGIGRKRGCLVSGGRIDTFKAAQIFLREFRSGKIAKVTMD
- the rplS gene encoding 50S ribosomal protein L19 — its product is MDYIRMIEEQQLKDNIPSFRPGDTVKVHVRIIEGSRERIQVFEGLVIKRKGDGLRETFTVRRVSNGVGVERTFPLHSPRIDKIEVVRKGIVRRAKLYYLRDRYGKSARIRERR